A single genomic interval of Bacteroidota bacterium harbors:
- a CDS encoding NAD(P)-dependent alcohol dehydrogenase — protein sequence MKAFTKHKYGGPEVLQLEDVEKPAVKAGHLLVNVVANSANPADWHILRGSPFFARFAFGLFKPKEKILGADFAGVVEAVGQGVTHFKPGDRVFGETLKTGSFAEYVCVPAEASGLMPDGLGFPAMAATPVAGLTALQELITHGKLQAGESVLINGASGGVGHFAVQIAKAYGARVTGVCSSRNVDFVKSLGAHAVVAYDRESIHTHTGNYDLVVDNHGNLTLQDYKRMGKRGVVVGFTTMKHMIALLIKAGFSRYPLAQFTAQASTQDLETLAALMKDGKVKVHIEKTYPHNQIPEAIAYIEAMRTRGKVVMSWG from the coding sequence ATGAAGGCTTTTACGAAGCACAAATATGGTGGACCAGAAGTTTTGCAGTTGGAAGACGTAGAAAAGCCGGCTGTGAAAGCGGGACATCTCTTGGTAAACGTAGTTGCCAACTCGGCAAATCCGGCTGACTGGCATATTCTGCGTGGCTCGCCTTTTTTTGCTCGATTTGCATTTGGCCTCTTCAAGCCCAAAGAGAAAATCCTCGGCGCAGACTTTGCCGGTGTTGTTGAGGCCGTTGGGCAGGGGGTGACCCATTTTAAGCCCGGAGACCGTGTGTTTGGAGAAACCCTCAAAACGGGTTCATTTGCTGAGTACGTGTGTGTGCCGGCTGAGGCCAGTGGCTTGATGCCAGACGGACTCGGTTTTCCGGCAATGGCTGCAACCCCGGTTGCCGGCCTTACAGCATTACAAGAATTGATCACGCATGGTAAATTACAGGCCGGCGAATCTGTGTTAATCAACGGGGCATCGGGCGGAGTAGGGCACTTTGCTGTGCAGATTGCTAAAGCATATGGTGCCCGCGTAACCGGCGTGTGTTCGAGTAGGAACGTTGATTTCGTAAAGAGCCTTGGGGCACATGCAGTTGTTGCTTACGATCGCGAATCGATTCATACACACACGGGCAACTATGACCTGGTGGTGGACAACCACGGTAATCTGACGTTGCAAGACTATAAGCGCATGGGCAAGCGCGGCGTTGTTGTAGGGTTTACTACGATGAAGCACATGATAGCCCTGCTCATAAAGGCCGGCTTCAGCAGGTACCCACTTGCGCAGTTCACCGCGCAAGCCAGTACACAAGACCTGGAGACACTGGCTGCATTAATGAAGGATGGCAAGGTAAAGGTGCATATCGAGAAGACGTACCCGCATAACCAAATCCCTGAGGCTATCGCATACATTGAGGCCATGCGAACCCGGGGGAAAGTGGTGATGTCGTGGGGGTAG
- a CDS encoding PHB depolymerase family esterase, which translates to MRSFRSPAYFFILCLLGIFGCGTAAAQKAESPGLHSETLAVESAEREFSYYIPSEPTGGLLPIVIYLHGHGDSMRHILGTGRIKSASSVWVDVAEREGFMVMYPLGLKGGGRRPKTGWNDCRPGLEGNPQSDDIAFIRHLIDYAVEQHNGDRSRVYVTGMSNGGHMTMRAGMEMTDALAAIAPLVALLPKTHDCKPPTTPIAVLLMYGTDDPLAPFEGGAMAGGRGEVFSARETTMAWTAWNGLENVKETTVELADKNSADGSTVVAHIRETSPAGPAVIAYEMRGAGHTEPSKVAQMGRLLRRIQGNRNQDIEMAETIWAFFKTRSR; encoded by the coding sequence ATGAGAAGCTTCAGATCGCCGGCTTATTTCTTTATCCTTTGCCTGCTCGGTATTTTTGGATGCGGAACGGCTGCTGCACAAAAAGCTGAATCGCCTGGATTGCACAGCGAAACGCTTGCAGTTGAAAGTGCTGAAAGAGAATTCAGCTACTACATCCCCAGCGAGCCAACAGGGGGCCTGCTGCCGATTGTGATCTACCTGCACGGGCATGGAGACAGCATGCGACACATCCTCGGTACCGGGCGAATTAAGTCGGCTTCTTCAGTCTGGGTGGACGTTGCGGAACGCGAAGGTTTCATGGTCATGTATCCACTGGGCTTAAAAGGCGGCGGCCGGCGGCCCAAAACAGGCTGGAATGATTGCCGGCCCGGACTCGAAGGCAATCCGCAATCCGACGATATCGCATTCATCAGGCATCTTATCGATTACGCTGTTGAGCAACACAACGGCGACCGCAGCCGGGTGTACGTGACCGGTATGTCGAACGGCGGACACATGACCATGCGGGCCGGCATGGAAATGACGGATGCCCTAGCTGCCATTGCACCGCTTGTGGCATTGCTCCCCAAAACACATGACTGCAAACCACCAACAACACCTATCGCTGTCCTGTTGATGTATGGCACCGACGATCCACTGGCACCTTTTGAAGGCGGGGCCATGGCTGGCGGACGCGGTGAAGTGTTCTCGGCACGCGAGACCACGATGGCCTGGACTGCCTGGAACGGGTTAGAAAACGTAAAGGAGACAACTGTTGAACTGGCAGACAAAAACAGCGCTGATGGCTCCACAGTTGTTGCACACATCCGAGAAACGTCCCCCGCGGGCCCTGCTGTTATTGCCTATGAAATGCGGGGCGCCGGCCACACCGAACCCAGCAAGGTCGCCCAAATGGGCCGGTTACTCAGGCGCATCCAGGGCAACCGCAACCAGGACATCGAAATGGCGGAAACCATCTGGGCGTTTTTTAAAACCAGATCGCGCTAA